A DNA window from Micromonospora inyonensis contains the following coding sequences:
- a CDS encoding IS5 family transposase has protein sequence MPAVPSWLSDPLWDQFAALLPPRPATDPTHPLGCHRRRVADRIVFDKLLQVLRFGCSYQGIADSTCSATTIRNRRDEWIQLGVFAQLKTIALNAYDRLVGLLLDDLAVDGCITKAPGGGEVAGRSPVDRGKQGMKRSVMVEARGIPLGRVLAGAHRHDSPLLASTLDRLDDLGPLPATITVHLDAGYDSQKTRDLLTARRLTGEIARKGVKAPIQATRRWHVERTNAWHNAFNRLQRCYEPKEDVVNAYFDLADAIITIRSLIRHAWILYRWDTRPTRRP, from the coding sequence GTGCCCGCTGTCCCATCATGGCTGAGCGACCCCTTGTGGGACCAGTTCGCCGCGCTGCTGCCACCCCGTCCCGCTACCGACCCCACCCATCCGCTGGGCTGTCACCGCCGGCGGGTCGCCGACCGGATCGTGTTCGACAAGTTGCTGCAGGTGCTGCGTTTCGGCTGCTCCTACCAGGGCATCGCTGACTCGACCTGCTCGGCCACCACGATCCGCAACCGCCGCGATGAGTGGATCCAGTTGGGCGTGTTCGCCCAGCTCAAGACGATCGCGCTGAACGCCTACGACCGTCTCGTCGGGCTGCTGCTGGACGACCTCGCCGTCGATGGGTGCATCACCAAGGCGCCCGGCGGTGGCGAGGTCGCTGGCCGTTCACCGGTCGACCGCGGCAAGCAAGGCATGAAACGTTCGGTCATGGTCGAGGCCCGCGGCATCCCACTGGGTCGCGTCCTGGCCGGCGCCCACCGCCACGACTCCCCGCTGCTGGCATCCACCCTGGACCGGCTCGACGACCTCGGCCCGCTGCCCGCCACCATCACCGTGCACCTGGACGCCGGGTACGACTCCCAGAAAACCCGCGACCTGCTCACCGCCCGCAGGCTGACCGGCGAGATCGCCCGCAAGGGCGTCAAAGCCCCAATCCAGGCCACCCGGCGGTGGCACGTCGAGCGCACGAACGCCTGGCACAACGCCTTCAACCGGCTGCAACGCTGTTACGAACCTAAAGAAGACGTGGTCAACGCCTACTTCGACCTCGCCGACGCCATCATCACCATCCGTAGCCTCATCCGTCACGCATGGATCTTGTACCGGTGGGACACCCGCCCCACCCGCCGGCCATGA
- the rpsA gene encoding 30S ribosomal protein S1, with protein sequence MTSSIEAPSSATRVTHDDLGSEEAFLAAIDETIKYFNDGDIVEGTVVKVDRDEVLLDIGYKTEGVIPSRELSIKHDVDPAEVVSVGDQIEALVLQKEDKEGRLILSKKRAQYERAWGTIEKIKDEDGVVRGSVIEVVKGGLILDIGLRGFLPASLVEMRRVRDLQPYVGRELEAKIIELDKNRNNVVLSRRAWLEQTQSEVRTEFLNKLQKGQVRKGVVSSIVNFGAFVDLGGVDGLVHVSELSWKHIDHPSEVVEVGQEVEVEVLDVDLDRERVSLSLKATQEDPWRQFARTHAIQQIVPGKVTKLVPFGAFVRVDDGIEGLVHISELAERHVEIPEQVVQVGSEVMVKVIDIDLERRRISLSLKQANEGFVEGEEHFDPTLYGMAATYDTEGNYIYPEGFDPETGEWLEGYDKQRETWENQYAEARQRWEAHTKQVQNSRAADAEAAANPAPAVTAGTTSSTSPAPSRQTEEPSGTLATDEALAALREKLAGGK encoded by the coding sequence ATGACGAGCAGCATCGAGGCCCCCTCGAGCGCCACCCGGGTCACCCACGACGATCTCGGTTCCGAGGAAGCTTTCCTCGCCGCGATCGACGAGACCATCAAGTACTTCAATGACGGCGACATTGTCGAAGGCACCGTCGTCAAGGTCGATCGGGACGAGGTCCTGCTCGACATCGGCTACAAGACCGAGGGTGTCATCCCCTCTCGGGAGTTGTCGATCAAGCACGACGTGGACCCGGCCGAGGTGGTGTCGGTCGGTGACCAGATCGAGGCCCTCGTCCTCCAGAAGGAGGACAAGGAGGGGCGTCTGATCCTCTCGAAGAAGCGGGCGCAGTACGAGCGGGCCTGGGGCACGATCGAGAAGATCAAGGACGAGGACGGTGTCGTCCGCGGCTCGGTCATCGAGGTGGTCAAGGGCGGCCTCATCCTCGACATCGGGCTGCGTGGCTTCCTGCCCGCCTCCCTGGTCGAGATGCGTCGCGTGCGTGACCTCCAGCCGTACGTCGGCCGGGAGCTCGAGGCCAAGATCATCGAGCTGGACAAGAACCGCAACAACGTGGTCCTGTCCCGCCGGGCCTGGCTCGAGCAGACCCAGTCCGAGGTGCGTACCGAGTTCCTCAACAAGCTCCAGAAGGGGCAGGTCCGCAAGGGCGTCGTCTCCTCGATCGTCAACTTCGGCGCGTTCGTCGACCTCGGCGGCGTGGACGGTCTGGTGCACGTCTCCGAGCTGTCCTGGAAGCACATCGACCACCCGTCCGAGGTCGTCGAGGTGGGCCAGGAGGTCGAGGTCGAGGTTCTCGACGTCGACCTGGACCGTGAGCGGGTCTCGCTGTCGCTGAAGGCGACCCAGGAGGACCCGTGGCGTCAGTTCGCCCGCACCCACGCGATCCAGCAGATCGTGCCGGGTAAGGTCACCAAGCTGGTGCCGTTCGGTGCGTTCGTCCGGGTGGACGACGGCATCGAGGGTCTGGTCCACATCTCCGAGCTGGCCGAGCGCCACGTGGAGATCCCGGAGCAGGTCGTCCAGGTCGGCTCCGAGGTCATGGTCAAGGTCATCGACATCGACCTCGAGCGTCGGCGGATCTCGCTCTCGCTCAAGCAGGCCAACGAGGGCTTCGTCGAGGGCGAGGAGCACTTCGACCCGACCCTCTACGGCATGGCGGCGACCTACGACACCGAGGGCAACTACATCTACCCGGAGGGCTTCGACCCGGAGACGGGCGAGTGGCTCGAGGGGTACGACAAGCAGCGCGAGACCTGGGAGAACCAGTACGCCGAGGCTCGTCAGCGTTGGGAGGCGCACACCAAGCAGGTGCAGAACTCCCGGGCCGCCGACGCCGAGGCCGCTGCCAACCCGGCCCCTGCGGTCACCGCCGGCACCACCTCCTCGACCAGCCCGGCCCCGAGCCGGCAGACCGAGGAGCCGTCCGGCACGCTGGCCACCGACGAGGCGCTCGCCGCACTGCGGGAGAAGCTCGCCGGCGGCAAGTGA
- the coaE gene encoding dephospho-CoA kinase → MLKVGLTGGIGSGKSAVAARFARLGAVVVDSDRIAREVVAPGSEGLAEIVATFGAGVLAPDGSLDRPALGALVFGDEAARRRLEAITHPRVRARSAELAAAASPEAIVVNDVPLLVEVGLAPTYHLVVVVRTAPEIRLARLARDRGMSRAEAERRIAAQADDARRRVVADVVLANDATLDDLHAAVDALWHERLVPYEENLRRRRVVRVGQVRLTEPDPTWPEQYDRLAARIRHALGPADVRIDHIGSTSVPGLPAKDVIDVQLAVSSLDEADGVVAERLAAAGFPRFPGEWWDSPRPPGGKPWPKRLHGSADPGRPVHLHVREAGSPGWRYALLMRDHLRADPEQRAAYLAMKRAVAATAPDNVGYTTAKEPWFDEEQVRAEAWAARTGWGP, encoded by the coding sequence GTGTTGAAGGTGGGCCTGACCGGAGGCATCGGTTCCGGTAAGAGCGCGGTGGCGGCGCGTTTCGCGCGACTCGGCGCGGTGGTCGTCGATTCGGACCGGATCGCCCGGGAGGTGGTCGCCCCGGGCAGCGAGGGGCTCGCCGAGATCGTCGCCACCTTCGGCGCAGGGGTGCTCGCCCCCGACGGTTCCCTCGACCGGCCGGCGCTCGGCGCACTGGTCTTCGGCGACGAGGCGGCGCGCCGTCGGCTGGAGGCGATCACCCACCCCCGCGTGCGGGCCCGTTCCGCCGAGCTGGCCGCCGCCGCGTCGCCCGAGGCGATCGTGGTCAACGACGTACCGCTGCTGGTCGAGGTCGGGCTGGCCCCGACGTACCACCTGGTGGTGGTGGTGCGGACGGCGCCGGAGATCCGGCTGGCCCGGCTGGCGCGGGACCGGGGAATGAGCCGGGCGGAGGCCGAGCGGCGGATCGCCGCGCAGGCCGACGACGCCCGCCGCCGGGTCGTCGCCGACGTGGTGCTCGCCAACGACGCCACCCTCGACGACCTGCACGCCGCGGTGGACGCGCTCTGGCACGAGCGACTCGTGCCGTACGAGGAGAACCTGCGCCGGCGCCGGGTGGTCCGGGTAGGGCAGGTCCGGCTCACCGAGCCCGATCCGACCTGGCCGGAGCAGTACGACCGGCTCGCCGCCCGGATCCGGCACGCGTTGGGCCCCGCCGACGTCCGGATCGACCACATCGGCTCGACCTCGGTTCCGGGCCTGCCCGCCAAGGACGTCATCGACGTCCAGCTCGCCGTGTCCTCGCTGGACGAGGCGGACGGCGTGGTCGCCGAGCGGCTCGCCGCCGCCGGGTTCCCCCGGTTCCCCGGCGAGTGGTGGGACAGCCCCCGCCCTCCGGGTGGGAAGCCCTGGCCGAAGCGGTTGCACGGCAGTGCCGACCCCGGTCGGCCGGTCCACCTGCATGTTCGTGAGGCCGGCTCACCGGGCTGGCGGTACGCGCTGCTGATGCGCGACCACCTGCGGGCCGACCCGGAACAGCGGGCGGCCTACCTGGCGATGAAGCGCGCCGTGGCGGCAACCGCCCCGGACAACGTCGGGTACACCACGGCCAAGGAACCATGGTTCGACGAGGAGCAGGTCCGCGCCGAGGCATGGGCCGCCCGTACCGGCTGGGGTCCCTGA
- the uvrB gene encoding excinuclease ABC subunit UvrB: protein MALDIPRLDGRFQVVSDFQPAGDQPAAIDDLERRVRRGDRNTVLLGATGTGKSATTAWLVERLQRPTLVLAPNKTLCAQLAKEFSELLPHNAVEYFVSYYDYYQPEAYIPQTDTYIEKDSSINEEVERLRHSATMSLLTRRDVIVVATVSAIYGLGTPEEYLDQAVRVTVGQEVDRDQLLRRLVEIQYTRNDMAFQRGTFRVRGDTLEIIPAYEELALRIELFGDEVEKLYYLNPVTGDVVREIPTLLIFPASHYATGAERMERAVRDIEAELAERLAELERQGKLLEAQRLRMRTTYDLEMMRQVGFCSGIENYSMHIDGRLPGSPPHCLLDYFPDDFLTVVDESHVTIPQIGGMYEGDASRKRMLIDHGFRLPSAADNRPLRFDEFLERVGQMVFLSATPGPWEMEQAQGEYVEQVIRPTGLVDPEVVVKPTKGQIDDLMHEIRLRTERDERVLVTTLTKKMAEDLSDYLLENGIRVRYLHSEVDTLRRVELLSELRKGDYDVLVGINLLREGLDLPEVSLVAILDADKEGFLRSGRSLIQTIGRAARNVSGQVHMYADKITPSMAEAIDETNRRRAKQVAHNDAHGISPEPLRKKIHDILDDIYREAEDTETDHRVGGAVRQLSRGKAPVKETRSRSRVTAGPSREGMARADLAQLIQELNDQMLAAARELQFELAARIRDEVAELKKELRGMDAAGVK from the coding sequence ATGGCGCTCGACATCCCCCGTCTCGACGGACGTTTCCAGGTCGTCAGCGATTTCCAACCGGCCGGCGACCAGCCCGCCGCCATCGACGACCTGGAGCGGCGTGTCCGCCGGGGCGACCGGAACACGGTCCTGCTCGGCGCGACCGGCACCGGCAAGAGCGCCACCACGGCCTGGCTGGTCGAGCGCCTGCAACGGCCGACGCTGGTCCTCGCCCCCAACAAGACCCTCTGCGCCCAGCTGGCCAAGGAGTTCAGCGAGCTGCTCCCGCACAACGCGGTGGAGTACTTCGTCTCCTACTACGACTACTACCAGCCCGAGGCGTACATCCCGCAGACCGACACCTACATCGAGAAGGACTCCTCGATCAACGAGGAGGTCGAGCGGCTGCGCCACTCGGCCACGATGTCCCTGCTCACCCGGCGGGACGTGATCGTGGTGGCCACGGTCTCGGCGATCTACGGCCTGGGCACCCCGGAGGAGTACCTCGACCAGGCCGTCCGGGTCACCGTCGGGCAGGAGGTCGACCGCGACCAACTGCTGCGGCGACTGGTCGAGATCCAGTACACCCGCAACGACATGGCCTTCCAGCGCGGCACGTTCCGGGTCCGGGGCGACACCCTGGAGATCATCCCGGCGTACGAGGAGTTGGCGCTGCGGATCGAGCTCTTCGGTGACGAGGTGGAGAAGCTCTACTACCTCAACCCGGTCACCGGCGACGTGGTGCGGGAGATCCCCACTCTGTTGATCTTCCCGGCCTCGCACTACGCCACCGGCGCGGAGCGGATGGAGCGGGCCGTCCGCGACATCGAGGCGGAGCTGGCCGAGCGCCTCGCCGAGCTGGAACGGCAGGGGAAGCTGCTGGAAGCGCAGCGGCTGCGGATGCGCACCACCTACGACCTCGAGATGATGCGGCAGGTCGGCTTCTGCTCCGGCATCGAGAACTACTCCATGCACATCGACGGTCGGCTGCCCGGCAGCCCCCCGCACTGCCTGCTCGACTACTTCCCGGACGACTTCCTCACCGTCGTCGACGAGTCGCACGTGACGATCCCGCAGATCGGTGGCATGTACGAGGGTGACGCCTCCCGCAAGCGGATGCTGATCGACCACGGGTTCCGGCTGCCCAGCGCGGCCGACAACCGGCCGCTGCGTTTCGACGAGTTCCTGGAGCGGGTGGGCCAGATGGTCTTCCTCTCCGCCACCCCGGGCCCCTGGGAGATGGAGCAGGCACAGGGCGAGTACGTCGAGCAGGTGATCCGTCCGACCGGGCTGGTCGACCCGGAGGTCGTCGTGAAGCCCACCAAGGGGCAGATCGACGACCTGATGCACGAGATCCGCCTGCGGACCGAACGCGACGAGCGGGTGCTGGTCACCACGCTGACCAAGAAGATGGCCGAGGATCTCTCCGACTACCTGTTGGAGAACGGCATCCGGGTGCGCTACCTGCACTCCGAGGTCGACACGCTGCGCCGGGTGGAGCTGCTGAGCGAGCTGCGCAAGGGCGATTACGACGTGCTGGTCGGCATCAACCTGCTCCGGGAGGGTCTCGACCTGCCCGAGGTCTCCCTGGTGGCGATCCTCGACGCCGACAAGGAGGGCTTCCTGCGCAGCGGCCGGTCGCTGATCCAGACCATCGGCCGGGCAGCCCGGAACGTCTCCGGTCAGGTGCACATGTACGCCGACAAGATCACTCCGTCGATGGCCGAGGCGATCGACGAGACCAACCGGCGGCGGGCCAAGCAGGTCGCGCACAACGATGCCCACGGGATCAGCCCCGAACCGCTGCGCAAGAAGATCCACGACATCCTGGACGACATCTACCGCGAGGCGGAGGACACCGAGACCGACCACCGGGTGGGCGGTGCGGTCCGCCAGCTCTCCCGGGGCAAGGCCCCGGTCAAGGAGACCCGCAGTCGCTCCCGGGTGACTGCCGGCCCGTCCCGGGAGGGGATGGCCCGCGCCGACCTCGCCCAGCTCATCCAGGAACTCAACGACCAGATGCTCGCCGCTGCCCGGGAGTTGCAGTTCGAACTGGCCGCCCGGATCCGGGACGAGGTCGCCGAACTCAAGAAGGAGCTGCGGGGCATGGACGCGGCCGGGGTGAAGTGA
- a CDS encoding helix-turn-helix domain-containing protein translates to MPLPTSPVIRRARLGAELRQLRRQAALTLEQVCERLGWASTSKLSRIELGQSRPDLADVFDLLDVYEVPVAQREALIVIARDAATNRSWWKALGEMGERQRTYAELEAGAATIFEYQPAVVPGLLQTRAYARLRVAAGRLIDPEIDVEADTRARAARQDVLQRADAPRYTAVLDEAVLTGAGLADPVWRDQARHLVAAARRTNVTIRVLPRGVPVAGSVMHPLTPFSCYAFPDPADPRTVVLEALTTDLRLTAEPDVRRYEQIAGWLLDAALSAADTIELLTRQEADQ, encoded by the coding sequence ATGCCGCTGCCAACGAGTCCCGTTATCCGCCGGGCGCGCCTGGGCGCGGAGCTGCGCCAGCTTCGTCGCCAGGCGGCGCTCACCCTCGAGCAGGTCTGCGAACGGCTGGGCTGGGCTTCCACCTCCAAGCTGTCCCGGATCGAGCTGGGGCAGAGCCGCCCCGACCTGGCCGACGTCTTCGACCTGCTCGACGTCTACGAGGTCCCGGTGGCGCAGCGGGAGGCGCTCATCGTCATCGCCCGGGACGCCGCGACCAACCGGAGCTGGTGGAAGGCCCTCGGTGAGATGGGGGAGCGGCAGCGCACCTACGCCGAGCTGGAGGCGGGGGCGGCCACCATCTTCGAGTACCAGCCCGCGGTGGTGCCGGGGCTGCTCCAGACCCGGGCGTACGCGCGGCTGCGGGTGGCCGCCGGCCGGCTGATCGACCCCGAGATCGACGTGGAGGCGGACACCCGGGCCCGGGCTGCCCGCCAGGACGTGCTGCAACGGGCGGATGCGCCCCGCTACACCGCCGTCCTCGACGAGGCGGTGCTCACCGGTGCCGGCCTCGCCGACCCGGTGTGGCGGGACCAGGCGCGGCACCTGGTGGCGGCGGCCCGGCGGACGAACGTGACGATCCGGGTCCTGCCCCGGGGCGTCCCGGTGGCCGGGAGCGTGATGCACCCGCTGACGCCCTTCTCCTGCTACGCCTTTCCGGATCCGGCCGACCCGCGCACCGTGGTGCTGGAGGCGCTCACCACCGACCTGCGGCTGACCGCCGAGCCGGACGTCCGCCGTTACGAGCAGATCGCCGGCTGGCTGCTCGACGCGGCCCTGTCCGCCGCCGACACGATCGAGCTGCTCACCAGACAGGAGGCCGACCAGTGA
- a CDS encoding SDR family oxidoreductase, translated as MTERVALVTGVSRSIGIGAAVARALATTGHRLLLTGLPRYDDAQPYGGDPQGVPNLLAELGGAAHHVTADLLDPATPAALVAETVRRYGRLETVVAVHAYSTRTSLGTLEADEIDRHLLVNVRATLLLAEAFAAAFTGGDGGRLVLFSSGQRLGPMPDELAYAVSKAAVENLTTQLAPLLMPRGITVNCLNPGPTDTGYAPPEVHAAVARHFPGGQWGTPGDAARLVAFLCSPEARWITGQVIDSEGGFQRHAR; from the coding sequence ATGACCGAGCGCGTGGCCCTGGTGACCGGAGTCAGTCGGAGCATCGGCATCGGCGCGGCGGTCGCCCGGGCGCTCGCGACGACGGGTCACCGGCTCCTGCTCACCGGCCTGCCCCGCTACGACGACGCCCAGCCCTACGGCGGCGACCCGCAGGGCGTGCCGAACCTCCTCGCCGAGCTGGGCGGAGCGGCCCACCACGTCACCGCCGACCTGCTGGACCCGGCCACACCGGCCGCCCTGGTTGCCGAGACCGTCCGGCGGTACGGCCGGCTGGAAACGGTGGTGGCGGTGCACGCCTACTCCACCCGCACCTCGCTCGGCACGCTGGAGGCGGACGAGATCGACCGGCACCTGTTGGTCAACGTCCGGGCGACCCTGCTGCTGGCCGAGGCCTTCGCCGCCGCGTTCACCGGCGGTGACGGCGGTCGGTTGGTGCTGTTCTCGAGCGGCCAGCGGCTCGGCCCGATGCCGGACGAACTGGCGTACGCGGTGAGCAAGGCCGCCGTGGAGAACCTGACCACGCAGCTCGCGCCCCTGCTGATGCCCCGGGGAATCACGGTCAACTGCCTCAACCCCGGCCCCACTGACACCGGTTACGCCCCGCCCGAGGTGCACGCCGCGGTCGCCCGCCACTTCCCCGGCGGGCAGTGGGGCACGCCGGGGGACGCGGCGCGCCTGGTGGCCTTCCTCTGCTCACCCGAGGCCCGCTGGATCACCGGTCAGGTCATCGACTCGGAGGGCGGATTCCAGCGGCACGCCCGGTGA
- a CDS encoding antibiotic biosynthesis monooxygenase family protein gives MVLEVALIDVLPGHEDAFASAYAQGHPILASTPGCRSVRMTRGVESPSRFVLLVEWDSVEAHEREFRGTERFTQWRALIGPHFANPPRIEHFVDVPA, from the coding sequence ATGGTGCTTGAGGTCGCGCTCATCGACGTACTGCCCGGACACGAGGACGCGTTCGCCTCCGCGTACGCCCAGGGCCACCCGATTCTCGCCAGCACGCCCGGCTGCCGCTCGGTGCGGATGACCCGGGGCGTCGAATCGCCGTCGCGGTTCGTGCTGCTCGTCGAGTGGGACTCCGTCGAGGCCCACGAACGCGAGTTCCGGGGCACCGAACGGTTCACGCAGTGGCGGGCCCTGATCGGGCCGCACTTCGCCAACCCTCCGCGGATCGAGCACTTCGTCGACGTACCGGCCTGA
- a CDS encoding TerC family protein → MNVSGLVWAVTLIALTAILVFDLLVIGRRPHEPSVRESSLWVGFYVGLALLFGVGLWVFGGGKVAGEFYTGWLTEYSLSVDNLFVFVIIMARFAVPRQYQQKVLLIGIVLALIMRGGFIAAGAALISQFTWVFYIFGAFLIYTAINLARQGEPDEDEFTENVLIRWSRRALPISNGYDGAKMTTRLYGKRLFTPMLIVMIAIGTTDLIFALDSIPAIFGITQEPYLVFTANVFALMGLRQLYFLLGGLLDRLIYLSTGLAVVLGFIGVKLMLEALAENNLPFLNGGEHVSWAPHIPIWLSLTVILGTLAVATIASLIKSSRDRRRELLVVKH, encoded by the coding sequence GTGAACGTGTCCGGACTGGTCTGGGCCGTGACCCTGATCGCGCTGACCGCGATCCTGGTTTTCGACCTGTTGGTAATCGGCCGTCGCCCCCATGAGCCCAGCGTCCGCGAGTCCAGCCTCTGGGTGGGATTCTACGTCGGTCTGGCCCTGCTCTTCGGCGTCGGCCTCTGGGTGTTCGGCGGCGGCAAGGTGGCCGGTGAGTTCTACACCGGCTGGCTCACCGAGTACAGCCTCTCGGTGGACAACCTCTTCGTATTCGTGATCATCATGGCCCGGTTCGCGGTGCCCCGGCAGTACCAGCAGAAGGTGCTGCTGATCGGCATCGTGCTGGCGCTGATCATGCGGGGTGGCTTCATCGCGGCCGGCGCGGCGCTGATCTCGCAGTTCACCTGGGTCTTCTACATCTTCGGTGCGTTCCTCATCTACACCGCGATCAACCTGGCCCGGCAGGGCGAGCCGGACGAGGACGAGTTCACCGAGAACGTGCTGATTCGGTGGAGCCGGCGCGCGCTGCCCATCTCCAACGGCTACGACGGCGCGAAGATGACCACGCGGCTGTACGGTAAGCGCCTCTTCACCCCGATGCTGATTGTCATGATCGCGATCGGCACCACCGACCTGATCTTCGCGCTGGACTCGATCCCGGCGATCTTCGGCATCACCCAGGAGCCGTACCTGGTCTTCACCGCGAACGTCTTCGCGCTGATGGGGCTCCGGCAGCTCTACTTCCTGCTCGGTGGTCTGCTCGACCGCCTGATCTACCTCAGCACCGGACTGGCCGTGGTGCTCGGCTTCATCGGCGTCAAGCTGATGCTGGAGGCCCTCGCCGAGAACAACCTGCCGTTCCTCAACGGTGGCGAGCACGTCAGCTGGGCCCCGCACATCCCGATCTGGCTCTCGTTGACGGTCATCCTCGGCACGCTCGCCGTGGCGACGATCGCCAGTCTGATCAAGTCGTCCCGGGACCGCCGCCGCGAACTGCTGGTCGTCAAGCACTGA
- a CDS encoding C40 family peptidase, which produces MELRAGQRAVVRVGVATLWSGPEAVRPIDAPALGAHVDTAAWIAGMDTDQQVGDCVLSQLLLGEEVLVTETGPHGWVRVVAVEQPAVDLDPRGYPGWLPTGQLAAAPTGTPAVTDPLVVDATDPLVVDATVTALHATPHGDVRISGVVLGTRLTPAGPAVDGWRPVHAPGHPEPLWLPDHHTVPLPTHPPAPEEVLAVAERLRDVVYIWGGTSPAGIDCSGLVHLAWRRFGVRLPRDAGEQAAATTPVEFGTERVGDLYFFARNGSGIHHVGIVSAPPRPGDDRRMLHACYQRRRVLEERLPDDRTATLVGVHRV; this is translated from the coding sequence GTGGAACTGCGAGCCGGCCAGCGGGCCGTCGTCCGGGTCGGCGTAGCGACCCTCTGGAGCGGCCCCGAAGCGGTCCGCCCGATCGACGCCCCCGCACTCGGCGCGCACGTCGACACCGCGGCCTGGATCGCCGGCATGGACACCGACCAACAGGTCGGCGACTGCGTCCTGAGCCAGCTGCTGCTCGGCGAGGAGGTGCTGGTCACCGAGACGGGCCCCCACGGCTGGGTGCGGGTCGTCGCCGTCGAACAGCCCGCCGTCGACCTCGACCCACGCGGCTACCCCGGCTGGTTGCCCACCGGCCAGCTCGCCGCCGCGCCCACCGGCACCCCGGCCGTCACCGACCCGCTGGTCGTCGACGCCACCGACCCACTGGTCGTCGACGCCACCGTCACCGCCCTGCACGCCACCCCGCACGGCGACGTCCGGATCTCCGGCGTCGTCCTCGGCACCCGGCTCACCCCCGCCGGTCCGGCCGTCGACGGCTGGCGACCGGTACACGCCCCCGGGCATCCCGAACCGCTCTGGCTCCCCGACCACCACACCGTCCCCCTGCCGACCCACCCCCCGGCCCCGGAGGAGGTGCTCGCCGTCGCCGAGCGCCTCCGCGACGTCGTCTACATCTGGGGCGGCACGTCCCCCGCCGGGATCGACTGCTCCGGTCTGGTGCACCTGGCCTGGCGGCGGTTCGGGGTCCGGCTGCCCCGCGACGCCGGGGAGCAGGCCGCCGCGACCACGCCCGTGGAGTTCGGCACCGAACGCGTCGGCGACCTGTACTTCTTCGCCCGGAACGGCAGCGGGATCCACCACGTCGGCATCGTCAGCGCGCCACCGCGCCCCGGCGACGACCGCCGCATGCTGCACGCCTGCTACCAGCGCCGCCGGGTGCTGGAGGAACGCCTCCCCGACGACCGGACCGCCACCCTGGTCGGCGTGCACCGCGTCTGA
- a CDS encoding mandelate racemase/muconate lactonizing enzyme family protein: MSIAAVRTHRLSAPLHTPFVTALRRTTTVETLVVEVVDEDGRSGFGEAPQVWQVTGASIDGSRACVHEMLGPLIAGRDADDPNARCAEIQRAVAGNEAAKAAVDTALHDLAARRLGVPLVRLLGGTRRRVPTDVTVSAGDAVDLAATARHRAADGFTVLKLKVGTDAAGDLDRVRAVRAAVGPGVRIRLDANQGWTPREAVRVIRGIEDAGLDVELVEQPVAHWDLDGLAWVSDRVDVPILADESVFGPRDLVEVIRRRAADLVNVKLAKAGGLRPARALLDLAAAHGVGTLVGSMMESQIGVGAAASLVAAYGTTVVPDLDAAWWLAWSPVRGGMRYDGATVVLPDAPGLGVKGIDEAKIQPRA, encoded by the coding sequence ATGTCGATCGCTGCTGTCCGCACCCACCGACTCTCCGCCCCGCTGCACACCCCCTTCGTCACCGCCCTGCGCCGCACCACCACCGTCGAGACCCTCGTCGTCGAGGTCGTCGACGAGGACGGCCGCTCCGGGTTCGGGGAGGCCCCGCAGGTCTGGCAGGTCACCGGCGCGTCGATCGACGGCTCCCGCGCCTGCGTCCACGAGATGCTCGGCCCGCTGATCGCCGGACGCGACGCCGACGACCCCAACGCCCGCTGCGCCGAGATCCAGCGCGCCGTCGCCGGCAACGAGGCGGCGAAGGCCGCCGTCGACACCGCCCTGCACGACCTCGCCGCCCGCCGTCTCGGCGTACCCCTGGTGCGGCTGCTCGGTGGCACCAGGCGGCGCGTGCCCACCGACGTCACCGTCTCCGCCGGGGACGCGGTCGACCTGGCCGCCACCGCCCGGCACCGCGCGGCCGACGGCTTCACCGTGCTCAAGCTCAAGGTCGGCACCGACGCCGCCGGCGACCTGGACCGGGTCCGCGCGGTCCGCGCGGCGGTGGGCCCCGGGGTGCGGATCCGCCTCGACGCCAACCAGGGCTGGACGCCCCGCGAGGCGGTCCGGGTCATCCGCGGCATCGAGGACGCCGGGCTCGACGTCGAACTGGTCGAACAGCCCGTCGCCCACTGGGACCTGGACGGGCTGGCCTGGGTCAGCGACCGGGTGGACGTGCCGATCCTCGCCGACGAGTCGGTCTTCGGGCCGCGCGACCTGGTCGAGGTGATCCGCCGCCGCGCCGCCGACCTGGTCAACGTCAAGCTCGCCAAGGCTGGCGGACTGCGCCCAGCCCGTGCCCTGCTCGACCTGGCCGCCGCCCACGGCGTCGGCACGTTGGTCGGGTCGATGATGGAGAGCCAGATCGGCGTCGGCGCCGCCGCCAGCCTGGTCGCCGCCTACGGCACCACCGTCGTGCCCGACCTCGACGCTGCCTGGTGGCTGGCCTGGTCGCCGGTGCGCGGCGGCATGCGGTACGACGGCGCGACCGTGGTGCTCCCCGACGCACCCGGTCTCGGCGTGAAGGGCATCGATGAAGCAAAGATTCAGCCACGTGCTTGA